Proteins from one Gimesia maris genomic window:
- a CDS encoding cation:proton antiporter, translating into MNEHAILSLSFILLAGMLCQWVAWRVKFPAIIFLLTAGIVAGPVTQWLNPDQLFGELLFPFVSLAVAVILFEGSLTLKIQNIPGLERVIRNLITIGAFITWMITTLATRTLLDFSWSVSFLFGALMVVTGPTVIMPLLRTVRPKENVASILQWEGILIDPLGAILAVLVFEFIVSGGVEGGFTAGLLVFGKMILIGMILGAAGGFLFGFLLKKYWIPHYLHNISALALVCVVFAVSNVFEAESGLLSVTIMGIWLANSKGLDLDDILDFKESLSILLISMLFIILAARMNLNAFIDLGWPALAVFAVIQFVIRPLSVHLCAVGSKLTMNERHLLSWIAPRGIVAAAISALFAIRLEYLGYQDASRMVPLTFIVIIGTVLLQSATAGPLARFLKVAEPESKGFLIVGANAVAQIIAEELKKNGIHTLMTDQNWSSVTEAKLKGLAAYWGNPVSEHAERNLNLMGIGNLLAMSPQVELNALAAQYYRLEFAPSSIFTIRNAQPTAGTEETKAAFKYSGRVLFGDSVTFQDLEQMLQHGAEMKTTQLTQEFTYEDYLEQQGTLRVSLFSIDANAVVHVFTAEPDFVPKAGWKIMALAVKQEA; encoded by the coding sequence ATGAATGAACACGCAATCCTTTCCCTGTCCTTTATCCTGCTTGCAGGCATGCTGTGCCAGTGGGTTGCCTGGCGTGTCAAATTTCCCGCGATTATTTTTCTGTTGACTGCCGGTATTGTCGCTGGACCGGTCACCCAGTGGCTCAACCCGGATCAGTTGTTCGGAGAACTGTTGTTTCCCTTTGTCTCACTGGCGGTCGCCGTGATTCTGTTTGAGGGAAGCCTGACGTTAAAGATTCAGAATATTCCCGGGCTGGAACGGGTGATCCGGAATCTGATTACGATCGGGGCATTCATCACCTGGATGATTACGACACTGGCCACCCGAACGCTGCTGGACTTCTCCTGGAGTGTCTCCTTTCTGTTTGGAGCGCTCATGGTCGTGACCGGGCCGACGGTGATTATGCCTCTCCTGCGGACCGTTCGTCCGAAAGAAAATGTGGCCAGTATTCTACAGTGGGAAGGTATTCTGATTGATCCCCTCGGAGCCATCCTGGCTGTGCTGGTATTCGAATTTATTGTATCCGGGGGAGTCGAAGGTGGTTTTACCGCGGGCCTGCTGGTGTTTGGGAAGATGATCCTGATCGGCATGATATTGGGAGCAGCAGGAGGCTTCCTGTTCGGCTTTCTCTTAAAGAAATACTGGATCCCTCACTATCTGCATAATATCTCTGCATTGGCGCTGGTCTGCGTGGTGTTTGCCGTTTCCAATGTCTTTGAAGCCGAATCGGGACTGCTGTCGGTGACGATCATGGGGATCTGGTTGGCCAACAGTAAAGGGCTCGATCTGGACGATATTCTGGACTTTAAGGAAAGCCTGAGTATCCTGCTGATCTCCATGCTGTTCATCATCCTGGCCGCCCGGATGAACCTGAATGCGTTTATCGATCTGGGCTGGCCCGCTCTGGCCGTCTTTGCCGTGATTCAATTTGTGATCCGTCCTTTGAGCGTGCATCTTTGTGCTGTAGGATCCAAATTGACAATGAATGAACGGCATCTGCTGTCCTGGATTGCTCCACGCGGGATCGTGGCTGCTGCCATCTCTGCACTGTTCGCGATTCGCCTGGAATATCTCGGGTATCAGGATGCATCACGTATGGTGCCTTTAACCTTTATCGTCATCATCGGGACAGTCCTGCTGCAAAGTGCGACAGCCGGTCCTCTGGCACGATTTCTCAAAGTTGCTGAACCGGAAAGCAAAGGCTTCCTGATCGTGGGGGCTAATGCCGTTGCACAGATCATTGCCGAGGAATTAAAGAAAAATGGTATTCATACACTCATGACGGATCAGAACTGGTCGTCAGTAACGGAGGCCAAGCTGAAAGGACTGGCCGCTTACTGGGGGAATCCGGTTTCGGAGCATGCAGAACGCAATTTGAACCTGATGGGGATCGGAAATCTACTGGCGATGTCACCACAGGTCGAATTGAATGCGCTGGCGGCGCAATATTACCGACTGGAGTTTGCCCCTTCGAGTATTTTTACGATTCGCAATGCACAGCCTACCGCTGGCACTGAAGAAACGAAGGCAGCATTCAAATATAGTGGACGCGTTCTGTTTGGTGATTCTGTCACCTTTCAGGATCTCGAACAAATGCTGCAACACGGGGCGGAGATGAAAACCACCCAGCTGACGCAAGAATTCACCTACGAAGACTATCTGGAACAGCAGGGAACGCTGCGCGTTTCCCTGTTTTCGATCGACGCAAACGCAGTCGTACATGTCTTTACCGCCGAGCCCGATTTTGTACCCAAAGCCGGATGGAAAATCATGGCGCTGGCGGTCAAACAGGAAGCTTAA
- the cls gene encoding cardiolipin synthase produces the protein MDVATIAVLIHVSIEILVIMRVILRPHRQPTSRLAWIVVVVTLPVLGILAYLLLGEVNIGRRRVARMQKVFERLPKLSCKTCPEEDFHTQIPDKYDHLFRVGCSISGYSPVGGNTAQLMADSNATIDRMVEDIDSAQEHVHLMFYIWLPDHNGCKIIDALKRAAARGVQCRAMADDLGSRILIKSAYWNELKAAGVQTAVALPIGNPLLRPFVGRIDLRNHRKIVVIDHSITYCGSQNCADPEFRVKAKYAPWVDAVMRFQGPVARQNQHLFISDWMTQVDEDLSSLLETPITPSETGFPAQVVGTGPTVRFSAMPEMFESLIHSARHELVITTPYYVPSESMQDALCATAYRGVDTKIIFPARNDSRIVGAASHSYYEELLEAGVKIYEYEGGLLHTKSLTLDGEVTLIGSANMDRRSFDLNYENNILFYDSALTEKVRERQQQYLASSKEVTAESVAAWSIARRFWNNTIAMLGPVL, from the coding sequence ATGGACGTCGCTACGATCGCGGTGCTGATTCACGTTTCGATTGAAATCCTGGTCATCATGCGCGTGATATTAAGACCGCATCGTCAACCGACATCGCGGCTGGCATGGATCGTTGTTGTCGTCACGCTGCCTGTGCTGGGTATTCTCGCCTACCTGCTGCTGGGGGAAGTCAATATCGGACGTCGACGCGTCGCCCGTATGCAGAAAGTATTCGAACGCCTGCCGAAATTAAGCTGCAAGACCTGCCCTGAAGAAGATTTTCATACGCAGATTCCCGATAAATATGACCATCTCTTTCGAGTCGGGTGTTCCATCAGTGGCTATTCACCCGTGGGAGGGAACACTGCGCAACTGATGGCGGATTCCAACGCCACCATTGACCGGATGGTCGAAGATATTGACTCAGCACAGGAACACGTTCACCTGATGTTCTATATCTGGTTACCTGATCATAACGGCTGTAAAATAATCGACGCCTTGAAACGCGCGGCTGCCCGTGGTGTCCAATGCCGTGCCATGGCTGATGATCTGGGTTCCCGGATACTGATTAAGTCTGCCTACTGGAATGAATTGAAAGCAGCGGGAGTACAAACCGCAGTCGCATTGCCCATTGGAAACCCCCTGCTCCGTCCCTTTGTGGGACGCATCGATTTGCGCAATCACCGTAAAATTGTGGTCATTGATCACAGTATCACTTATTGCGGCAGCCAGAACTGTGCCGACCCGGAGTTTCGCGTCAAAGCAAAATATGCCCCCTGGGTCGATGCGGTGATGCGCTTTCAAGGACCGGTGGCGCGACAGAACCAGCATCTGTTTATCAGTGACTGGATGACACAGGTCGACGAAGATCTGTCATCACTTTTAGAAACTCCCATCACTCCCAGCGAGACAGGATTCCCGGCACAGGTCGTTGGTACCGGCCCCACCGTTCGCTTTTCCGCGATGCCTGAGATGTTTGAATCGCTGATTCATTCTGCCCGTCACGAACTGGTGATTACAACACCGTATTATGTACCGAGTGAATCGATGCAGGATGCACTTTGCGCCACCGCCTACCGGGGCGTTGATACGAAAATCATATTCCCGGCCCGCAATGACTCCCGGATCGTCGGCGCTGCCAGCCACAGCTATTATGAAGAGCTGCTGGAAGCAGGTGTGAAAATCTATGAATACGAAGGGGGGCTGCTGCATACCAAATCGCTGACGCTGGACGGCGAAGTCACATTAATCGGCTCCGCAAACATGGATCGTCGCAGCTTTGACCTTAACTACGAAAACAACATCCTGTTCTATGACTCTGCATTGACAGAAAAAGTCCGCGAGCGTCAGCAGCAATATCTGGCGTCTTCAAAAGAAGTCACTGCTGAATCCGTTGCCGCCTGGAGTATAGCACGCCGCTTCTGGAATAATACCATCGCCATGCTGGGACCTGTTCTGTAA
- a CDS encoding sialidase family protein, translating to MTIRRRDFLTSSMATTLTGLLSQKQLPAKGESIGENRRLLKPVHDQIVCPWRPEHPRHDHQQIFPLDEQRLLLVWSEYYSQSPRPATRKGHSGISDHVACQISSMISTDQGRSWGEHRVLQPNRWKQNVKHPNLIRLSEQEILFSYVGWDDENQRNVFLRRSTDNGKTWSEQQQISEPGWYCCNADHALRLSTGRILIPAHGPYAKQYVGGTSYKGGDLHSFVFYSDDGFRTWKRSANSMTAPGRGCHEPAIVELKEGRLLCFLRNTNQRLYQSFSDDGGAHWSRPEPTKLPSPESPAIVKRIPSTGDLLLLWNNVASPTNWPRTPLSAAISQDDGKTWGHFKDIDARPAFDAAYPSITFVNDEAFIAYYSRSTRWKRDSEITLRIYQVQQFYA from the coding sequence ATGACGATACGACGACGCGATTTTTTAACATCTTCAATGGCGACGACGCTGACAGGCCTCCTGTCTCAAAAGCAATTGCCTGCGAAAGGGGAGTCAATTGGTGAGAACCGTCGTCTGCTTAAGCCCGTTCATGATCAGATTGTCTGTCCCTGGCGGCCGGAACATCCCCGCCACGATCATCAACAGATTTTTCCCCTGGATGAGCAGAGGCTGCTGCTGGTCTGGTCGGAGTACTACAGTCAGTCACCGCGACCTGCGACCAGGAAAGGCCATTCGGGAATCAGCGACCACGTTGCCTGCCAGATCTCCTCGATGATCTCAACCGACCAGGGGCGCAGCTGGGGAGAGCATCGGGTGCTGCAGCCCAATCGCTGGAAGCAGAATGTCAAACATCCGAACCTGATTCGTCTGTCCGAACAGGAAATCCTGTTTTCCTACGTGGGCTGGGACGACGAAAATCAGCGAAACGTTTTTCTGCGCCGGTCTACCGATAATGGAAAGACGTGGAGCGAGCAGCAGCAGATTTCTGAACCCGGCTGGTACTGCTGCAATGCCGACCATGCTTTGCGTTTGAGTACTGGTCGCATCCTGATTCCTGCGCACGGTCCCTATGCGAAACAGTATGTGGGGGGAACTTCTTATAAAGGGGGCGACCTGCATTCGTTCGTGTTTTATTCCGATGATGGTTTTCGCACGTGGAAACGGAGCGCGAACAGCATGACGGCACCAGGGCGCGGTTGTCATGAACCGGCAATCGTGGAATTGAAAGAGGGACGCCTGCTCTGTTTTCTGAGGAATACCAATCAACGGCTCTATCAGAGTTTTTCAGACGATGGTGGTGCACACTGGTCCCGTCCTGAGCCCACGAAACTACCGTCCCCCGAATCACCGGCGATCGTAAAACGCATTCCCTCGACTGGGGATCTGCTGTTATTGTGGAATAATGTGGCTTCCCCCACCAACTGGCCTCGCACACCCTTGAGCGCTGCGATTTCTCAGGACGACGGTAAAACCTGGGGGCATTTTAAGGACATTGATGCGCGACCCGCTTTTGATGCGGCTTACCCTTCCATCACGTTTGTGAATGATGAGGCATTCATCGCGTATTACTCGCGCTCGACCCGCTGGAAACGTGACTCTGAAATTACACTGCGAATTTATCAGGTCCAGCAGTTTTATGCCTGA
- a CDS encoding DUF1501 domain-containing protein — protein MTDPFHASTVHPCPGPETRRGFLKMGLAGFASLSLPGILRLQAANPLPNQKKKTAVIMVWQPGGCSHIDTYDPKPAAPIEYRGPFGMIPTKVPGMNFTELLPMQAKIADKFTVLRSMRHDSPGHPAGTLRMLTGDTDRRDKEIPKYPDWMSVTNYLRSKEGPRKNPLPPYVGINFSSQRVGGAYLGDAYGPFTVSGDPNKPNFTVPNIGLSNQAEVKQLDRRATLRQKLDTLERSFDQAGELQALDEFETQAMTLLTNPKAKDAFDLSQEDDRTRDRYGRNSWGQQLLMARRLVEAGVDVISTSLSGPLCGRVSNWDDHAVNHHVFDAMRFRSQAYDQAVSALIEDIYDRGLDERVLVVVTGEFGRTPKVNYQPSTGAGNASAPAGTKQPGRDHWPRAFSNIWAGGGIETGRFIGASDKLGEDSIERICGAGDFLATIYHHLGIDSSSVFIEDFNGRPTPIIADQGKPIPELMG, from the coding sequence ATGACAGATCCTTTTCACGCATCGACAGTTCATCCATGTCCGGGTCCTGAAACGCGGCGTGGGTTTCTCAAAATGGGCCTGGCTGGTTTTGCTTCACTCAGTCTTCCCGGCATTCTGCGATTGCAGGCAGCGAATCCTCTGCCCAATCAAAAGAAAAAGACGGCTGTCATTATGGTCTGGCAACCGGGTGGTTGTTCACATATTGATACTTACGATCCCAAGCCCGCTGCGCCGATTGAGTATCGCGGGCCTTTCGGCATGATCCCGACCAAAGTGCCGGGGATGAATTTTACAGAACTGCTGCCGATGCAGGCAAAAATTGCAGATAAGTTTACCGTTCTGCGTTCCATGCGTCACGACAGCCCCGGGCATCCAGCGGGTACGCTGCGAATGTTGACGGGGGATACGGATCGTCGCGATAAGGAAATTCCCAAATATCCTGACTGGATGTCTGTCACGAATTATCTGCGTTCTAAAGAAGGACCACGCAAAAACCCGCTGCCGCCCTACGTGGGAATCAACTTTTCTTCGCAGCGTGTGGGAGGGGCTTATCTGGGGGATGCCTATGGTCCCTTTACCGTTTCAGGAGATCCCAACAAACCAAATTTCACGGTTCCCAATATCGGGTTATCGAACCAGGCTGAAGTCAAACAGCTCGATCGTCGGGCGACTCTGCGTCAAAAACTTGACACCCTGGAACGATCGTTTGATCAGGCGGGGGAACTGCAGGCGCTGGACGAATTTGAAACCCAGGCCATGACTCTGTTGACGAACCCCAAGGCGAAAGATGCTTTTGATTTGAGCCAGGAAGATGATCGCACCCGTGATCGTTACGGCCGCAACAGTTGGGGACAGCAGTTGCTGATGGCGCGGCGTCTGGTGGAAGCAGGCGTGGATGTGATTTCGACCAGCCTGAGTGGTCCGCTTTGTGGCCGCGTGTCAAACTGGGACGATCATGCCGTTAACCACCATGTCTTCGACGCCATGCGGTTCCGTTCACAGGCATACGATCAGGCTGTCTCTGCTTTGATTGAAGATATTTACGACCGTGGACTGGATGAACGAGTGCTGGTGGTGGTCACCGGTGAATTCGGGCGGACTCCGAAGGTCAATTACCAGCCCAGTACCGGCGCAGGCAATGCGAGTGCACCTGCCGGCACTAAACAGCCGGGCCGAGATCACTGGCCACGTGCATTTTCTAATATCTGGGCCGGTGGCGGTATCGAGACCGGTCGCTTTATCGGTGCGAGTGACAAGCTGGGCGAAGATTCGATTGAACGAATCTGTGGCGCGGGGGATTTCCTGGCGACCATTTATCATCATCTGGGAATTGATTCGTCCAGTGTCTTCATCGAAGACTTCAACGGCCGTCCGACACCAATCATTGCCGATCAGGGCAAACCAATTCCGGAACTGATGGGTTAA